One window of Acropora palmata chromosome 1, jaAcrPala1.3, whole genome shotgun sequence genomic DNA carries:
- the LOC141888091 gene encoding uncharacterized protein LOC141888091, with protein sequence MSDASIDTRQVGRHVFLFSKRNGQDGSPTIIAKPVDISQDLPREFLRYLRTLFDVLDENGNGLVKLADIESRWKTKQSSNALSEGVIESLRKVTPKNGLLSFERLCTGMKLALKAQPQTGKNGYGQTTKPSSSFPKLDSSAKDWTSDSSEDSSASSERREKVQMIKKLREWKEESPNNNRRSQNLTSNNIGGSESGSGSNSPSSNSGGPARKSNPTTRVYFVGKEGHGDVTTNGHSKPTHPSETNKHGKEARVQELEEEHSLLQSGLQVIEKARKWYFKRITAIQEEKLHLQNEDQHSLEQFQYELLLLKTRRKELGLDEESFKGHKYHIQEVNECLTRIVEGKPPEKAHQNGSSEADKERRQLQEEVERLKKEVFEKNSKISQLESEKSALIRDLFNNKATTGNNGFIVSKRSDNKF encoded by the exons ATGTCAGATGCGTCAATTGACACACGGCAAGTTGGAAgacatgtttttcttttttcgaagAGAAACGGACAGGATGGCTCACCTACTATCATCGCCAAGCCTGTGGATATATCACAGGATTTACCCAGGGAATTTCTTCGCTATCTGAGAACATTATTCGATGTTCTCGATGAGAATGGCAATGGTTTAGTTAAGCTAGCCGACATTGAATCGCGGTGGAAAACCAAGCAAAGCTCTAATGCACTCAGCGAGGGAGTCATTGAAAGCTTACGAAAGGTTACACCGAAAAAcggcctgttgagctttgaaCGGCTTTGTACGGgaatgaaattggccttgaaagCACAACCGCAGACTGGAAAAAATGGGTATGGTCAGACGACCAAACCGTCTAGTTCCTTTCCGAAATTGGATTCATCGGCTAAAGACTGGACATCTGATTCTAGCGAGGACTCATCAGCAAGCAGTGAAAGGAGAGAAAAAGTGCAAATGATTAAAAAGCTTAGAGAATGGAAGGAGGAAAGCCCAAACAACAACCGTCGCTCACAAAATCTTACGAGCAATAACATTGGTGGAAGCGAGTCCGGCTCCGGAAGTAACA GTCCTTCATCAAATAGTGGAGGCCCAGCTAGAAAATCCAACCCCACAACAAGAGTGTATTTTGTGGGTAAGGAGGGGCATGGGGATGTAACCACAAATGGCCACAGCAAGCCAACTCATCCTtcagaaacaaacaagcatgGCAAG GAAGCAAGAGTTCAGGAGCTTGAAGAAGAACACAGCCTCTTACAAAGTGGTCTTCAGGTCATTGAAAAAGCTAGAAAATGGTATTTTAAGAGGATAACAGCAATTCAGGAGGAAAAGTTACATCTGCAAAATGAAGATCAACATTCACTTGAACAG TTTCAGTATGAGTTACTTCTTCTCAAAACAAGAAGGAAAGAACTTGGTTTGGATGAGGAGTCTTTCAAAGGGCACAAATACCATATACAAGAAGTAAATGAGTGCTTAACAAGAATTGTGGAAGGAAAACCACCAGAAAAG GCACATCAGAATGGTTCCTCAGAAGCAGATAAAGAAAGAAGACAACTTCAGGAGGAAGTTGAACGGTTAAAAAAG GaagtttttgaaaagaacaGTAAAATAAGTCAGCTGGAGAGTGAGAAGTCTGCTCTGATCCGCGACTTATTTAATAACAAGGCTACAACAGGCAACAATGGCTTCATTGTGTCAAAGAGAAGTGACAACAAGTTTTAG